The Deinococcus sedimenti genome window below encodes:
- a CDS encoding ABC transporter ATP-binding protein produces MTAAQVTPIPAPTPTAAVVDLRGVRKVYAQGDVIFEALRGVDVQIAPGEMVALMGPSGSGKTTLMQIIGLLDRPSEGGYRLGGRDVTTLSENERAAARNTEIGFVFQAFHLLPRLNLVENVEVPLTYAGVPPRERRDRAMQVLHRVGLADKARNLPSQISGGQKQRVAIARALAGRPRLLLADEPTGNLDTRTSEEVMGLFSDLHAEGTTVVLVTHEDDIGAYAGRVIRVRDGLIESDRRQTPRRGLGGHP; encoded by the coding sequence GTGACCGCCGCGCAGGTCACGCCCATCCCGGCCCCCACCCCCACCGCGGCGGTCGTGGACCTGCGCGGCGTGCGCAAGGTGTACGCGCAGGGCGACGTGATCTTCGAGGCCCTGCGGGGCGTGGACGTGCAGATCGCCCCGGGCGAGATGGTCGCCCTGATGGGCCCGTCGGGCAGCGGCAAGACCACCCTGATGCAGATCATCGGCCTGCTCGACCGGCCCAGCGAGGGCGGCTACCGGCTGGGCGGCCGCGACGTCACCACCCTCAGCGAGAACGAACGCGCCGCGGCCCGCAACACCGAGATCGGCTTCGTGTTCCAGGCGTTCCACCTGCTGCCCCGCCTGAACCTCGTCGAGAACGTCGAGGTGCCCCTCACGTACGCCGGAGTGCCCCCCCGCGAGCGGCGCGACCGGGCCATGCAGGTCCTGCACCGCGTCGGGCTGGCCGACAAGGCCCGCAACCTCCCCAGCCAGATCAGCGGCGGGCAGAAGCAGCGCGTCGCCATCGCCCGCGCGCTGGCCGGACGCCCCCGCCTGCTGCTCGCCGACGAACCCACCGGGAACCTCGACACCCGCACCAGCGAGGAAGTCATGGGCCTGTTCAGCGACCTGCACGCCGAGGGCACCACCGTCGTCCTGGTCACGCACGAGGACGACATCGGCGCGTACGCCGGGCGGGTCATCCGCGTCCGCGACGGCCTGATCGAGAGTGACCGCCGCCAGACGCCCCGGCGCGGCCTGGGGGGCCACCCGTGA
- a CDS encoding ABC transporter permease yields the protein MTTRPLPQTGPVTPAPTTTRRGGIGLGGAFTIAWRAIVGTPLRSVLTALGVIIGVAAVVALTAIGQGSTAGVTKNLESLGTNLLTVQSARGGGGGSLVRAGPRQTITVEDAEALAGAFPDRVAGVAPSVNSNLQAKVGTNNAQVSVVGTWPAYETVRNSPVETGAYFTGADVSGKKRVAVIGYQTLLDLFGDGTEGSATPEQATGQKIRLGSVTFTVTGVLPDKGNSGFGNANSQVLIPLSTYLQRFARTNSAGGQPTVSTVYLQATDAKDLTGLQSDVTDLLMTRHDLTDPDNLDFQVQNQADSLASLNSITNTLTLFVGAIAGISLLVGGIGIMNIMLVSVTERTREIGVRKALGARPRDILTQFLVEASLLSIGGGVIGMLLGVALASLGKALNITPVFSLPPMLIAFAFSALVGVFFGYYPAARAAKLDPVDSLRYE from the coding sequence GTGACCACCCGGCCCCTCCCGCAGACCGGCCCGGTCACGCCCGCCCCCACCACCACCCGGCGCGGCGGGATCGGCCTGGGCGGCGCGTTCACCATCGCGTGGCGCGCCATCGTCGGCACGCCCCTGCGCTCGGTCCTGACCGCGCTGGGCGTCATCATCGGCGTGGCCGCCGTCGTCGCGCTGACCGCCATCGGGCAGGGCAGCACCGCCGGCGTCACTAAGAACCTCGAGAGCCTCGGTACGAACCTCCTGACCGTGCAGAGCGCGCGCGGTGGGGGCGGCGGGAGCCTCGTGCGCGCCGGACCCCGCCAGACCATCACCGTCGAGGACGCCGAGGCGCTGGCGGGCGCGTTCCCGGACCGCGTGGCGGGCGTCGCGCCCAGCGTGAACAGCAACCTGCAGGCCAAGGTCGGCACGAACAACGCCCAGGTCAGCGTCGTCGGCACCTGGCCCGCCTACGAGACGGTGCGCAACAGCCCCGTCGAGACCGGCGCGTACTTCACGGGCGCGGACGTCAGCGGGAAGAAACGCGTCGCCGTGATCGGCTACCAGACACTGCTCGACCTGTTCGGCGACGGCACCGAGGGCAGCGCCACCCCGGAGCAGGCCACCGGGCAGAAGATCCGGCTGGGCAGCGTCACCTTCACGGTCACGGGCGTCCTGCCCGACAAGGGCAACAGCGGCTTCGGGAACGCCAACAGCCAGGTCCTCATTCCCCTCAGCACGTACCTGCAACGCTTCGCCCGCACGAACAGCGCCGGAGGGCAACCCACCGTCAGCACCGTCTACCTACAGGCCACCGACGCCAAAGACCTCACGGGGCTCCAGAGCGACGTGACCGACCTGCTCATGACCCGCCACGACCTCACCGACCCGGACAACCTGGACTTCCAGGTGCAGAACCAGGCGGACAGCCTCGCCAGCCTGAACTCCATCACGAACACCCTCACCCTGTTCGTCGGCGCCATCGCGGGCATCAGCCTGCTCGTCGGCGGCATCGGGATCATGAACATCATGCTCGTCTCGGTCACCGAACGCACCCGCGAGATCGGGGTGCGCAAGGCCCTCGGCGCGCGGCCCCGCGACATCCTCACGCAGTTCCTCGTGGAAGCCAGCCTGCTGTCCATCGGCGGCGGCGTGATCGGCATGCTGCTCGGCGTCGCCCTCGCCTCCTTAGGAAAGGCCCTGAACATCACGCCCGTCTTCAGCCTGCCGCCCATGCTGATCGCCTTCGCGTTCAGCGCCCTCGTCGGCGTGTTCTTCGGGTACTACCCCGCCGCCCGCGCCGCCAAGCTCGACCCCGTCGATTCCCTCAGATACGAGTAA